Proteins encoded in a region of the Cytobacillus pseudoceanisediminis genome:
- a CDS encoding SHOCT-like domain-containing protein has protein sequence MKEEITRVLTMVQEGKIDADKGSELIQILKDKEETGNKPALKTTKYLDKTLKIRVVSAENDNVTVNLPIKLVKAVLMAGHSIAASIPQSEKYVKDIDISLIIEAIENELDGQIVDIKSANGDTVSVIID, from the coding sequence ATGAAAGAAGAAATTACGAGAGTGTTAACAATGGTTCAAGAAGGGAAGATTGATGCAGATAAGGGATCAGAACTGATCCAAATATTAAAAGATAAAGAAGAAACAGGTAATAAGCCAGCATTAAAAACAACTAAATATTTAGATAAAACTTTAAAAATCCGTGTTGTATCCGCCGAAAATGATAACGTCACGGTCAATTTGCCAATAAAACTTGTTAAGGCAGTATTAATGGCTGGACACAGCATCGCAGCGAGTATCCCTCAGTCAGAAAAATACGTTAAAGATATAGACATAAGCCTTATTATCGAAGCAATCGAAAATGAATTAGACGGCCAAATCGTTGATATTAAATCGGCAAACGGAGATACCGTTTCGGTCATCATTGATTAG
- a CDS encoding GNAT family N-acetyltransferase, which produces MRKLENNVVQLIPMELDHVEGICEAAQDKRIWDHMSVDLTEKGRVIHYVKDAIQRREQGTDFAFVIIHKNTGKIIGATWFLDISAQHKHLEIGSTWMNPIYWRTNFNTNCKYLLLKYCFEELSLNRVQIKTGHENIRSQKAIERIGAVKEGILRNHMIRKEGTIRHTVLYSVIKEDWAKVKKLFQEHLLI; this is translated from the coding sequence ATGCGAAAATTAGAAAACAATGTTGTGCAGTTAATTCCTATGGAACTTGATCATGTTGAAGGAATTTGTGAAGCAGCTCAGGATAAACGAATATGGGACCATATGTCTGTTGATTTAACTGAGAAAGGCCGGGTCATTCATTATGTCAAAGATGCCATACAAAGACGGGAGCAAGGCACCGATTTTGCTTTTGTCATTATCCATAAAAATACAGGGAAGATCATTGGCGCTACTTGGTTTCTCGATATTTCAGCCCAGCATAAACATCTAGAAATCGGCTCCACTTGGATGAACCCTATTTATTGGCGCACGAATTTCAATACAAACTGTAAATATTTGTTATTGAAATACTGTTTTGAAGAACTGTCACTTAATCGCGTCCAAATCAAAACCGGACATGAAAACATCCGATCACAGAAAGCGATAGAACGAATCGGTGCGGTAAAAGAAGGCATTCTTCGAAATCATATGATAAGAAAAGAAGGGACTATTCGTCATACTGTCCTGTATAGTGTCATAAAGGAAGATTGGGCAAAAGTAAAAAAACTTTTCCAGGAGCACTTGCTTATATAG
- a CDS encoding PLP-dependent aminotransferase family protein, translated as MELQILLSENGIKYKEIYEQIRLAILDKKLSAHARLPAKRRLAEQLNVSIITVQMAYEQLQSEGYCYSAERKGYFVSEIQDEMHYSQINTMGLEKRDQQEFLINFKNGQIDASAFPYKQWNRLYRKELKESNASNGPWQGEYSLRVQIAQYLQQARGLACQPEQVYLFSGFQPQLLNVCLFFKRKAIGIEDPGFIRARSVFDQLQLPCYPISVDEDGCCVPDAEEPIKLLYTTPAHQYPTGTIMSIARRIELLNWAIKQDAYIIEDDYDSEFRYKGAPIPALSHLDSTGRVLYFGTFSKTLLPSLRISYLIMPVSLQQDFEKFNGYQKTNVSRIDQQAAAKFMEEGLYTSHIAKMRTLYRSKRSCLIESLSKHLGDHFDIIGDTAGLHIIVKLPEELTEAKAIELAKSAGVEIDAVSPMYQLHKPNHHVMIGYGAPSMDEIERGVQLIAKSWKSCLSN; from the coding sequence ATGGAGCTTCAAATTCTGCTTTCGGAAAATGGAATAAAGTATAAAGAAATCTATGAACAAATTCGGCTGGCGATTTTAGATAAAAAATTGTCAGCTCATGCAAGACTTCCTGCAAAGCGGAGGCTGGCTGAACAATTAAACGTAAGCATCATAACTGTTCAGATGGCTTACGAACAATTGCAGAGTGAAGGGTACTGTTATTCAGCAGAACGCAAAGGCTATTTTGTTTCTGAAATTCAGGATGAAATGCATTATAGTCAGATTAATACAATGGGCCTGGAGAAAAGAGATCAGCAAGAGTTTCTCATTAATTTTAAAAATGGGCAGATTGATGCCTCTGCATTTCCTTACAAACAATGGAATAGACTTTATCGAAAAGAGCTTAAGGAATCCAATGCCAGCAATGGCCCGTGGCAGGGTGAATATTCTTTGCGTGTTCAAATTGCACAATACCTTCAGCAAGCTAGAGGGCTAGCCTGTCAGCCGGAACAAGTGTATCTATTCAGCGGATTTCAGCCGCAGCTGTTAAATGTCTGTTTGTTTTTTAAGCGGAAAGCCATCGGGATTGAAGATCCAGGTTTTATTCGGGCAAGATCTGTTTTTGATCAATTACAGCTGCCTTGTTATCCGATTTCTGTGGATGAGGATGGATGCTGTGTGCCTGATGCTGAAGAGCCAATAAAATTATTGTATACGACACCTGCTCATCAATACCCTACCGGTACAATTATGTCTATTGCCAGAAGGATTGAGCTGTTAAATTGGGCAATCAAACAGGACGCTTATATTATCGAGGATGACTATGATTCTGAATTCCGCTACAAAGGGGCACCAATCCCGGCATTGTCCCATTTGGATTCAACCGGGCGGGTACTGTACTTTGGCACCTTTTCAAAAACATTGCTGCCATCACTTCGGATCAGCTATCTGATTATGCCAGTATCTCTGCAGCAAGACTTTGAAAAATTTAATGGTTACCAAAAGACGAATGTTTCAAGAATCGATCAGCAGGCTGCTGCAAAATTTATGGAAGAAGGACTTTATACATCTCATATAGCAAAAATGAGAACGTTATATCGATCCAAGCGGAGCTGTTTAATAGAAAGCCTGTCAAAACACTTAGGAGACCACTTTGACATCATTGGAGATACAGCGGGCTTGCATATCATCGTGAAATTACCCGAAGAATTGACTGAAGCGAAAGCAATTGAACTGGCAAAGTCGGCAGGTGTTGAAATCGATGCTGTTTCGCCTATGTATCAGCTGCACAAGCCAAACCATCATGTGATGATTGGATATGGCGCACCCTCGATGGACGAGATTGAGAGAGGAGTCCAGTTAATCGCTAAATCATGGAAAAGTTGTCTGAGCAACTAA
- a CDS encoding PH domain-containing protein — protein sequence MSSVKNQVKHVLYEGETIIECLSCSLVAHFCLAPHPGFFAATNKRLLFYGVPASGTTKDLVEEFAYINITSIEEKRGITGRHIHMYYNQDLYKFQQIQGMNMFDFMAAVKEKMCMFVASAKERYPVG from the coding sequence ATGAGTAGCGTTAAAAATCAGGTTAAACATGTATTGTATGAAGGTGAAACCATTATTGAATGTCTAAGCTGTTCATTAGTGGCTCATTTCTGTTTAGCACCGCATCCAGGCTTCTTTGCGGCAACAAACAAAAGACTGCTGTTTTATGGAGTTCCTGCATCAGGAACAACCAAGGATTTAGTTGAAGAATTTGCGTATATCAATATAACTTCCATTGAAGAAAAAAGGGGAATCACCGGCAGGCATATTCATATGTACTATAACCAGGACTTGTATAAATTTCAGCAAATCCAGGGGATGAATATGTTTGATTTTATGGCAGCGGTTAAGGAAAAGATGTGTATGTTTGTTGCTTCGGCAAAAGAGCGTTATCCCGTAGGATAA
- a CDS encoding DUF6063 family protein produces MMSADSIKKASAVYFTLLKDKVIDENSEHFQAYFDPDVRQTVLLLADESGTFIIESPKRIQLVVQPTGSVFATNFTHMKDRHKQVETKKHFHLMSVVIMAFLASIDRSQAAKIRTKREGISFYTLERQVNDVIMNWDSILKVKQDFGEEEKIDMKDVVTTWKYMEVDTDDYGSKKANRRTRIGLIASSMRLLETEGLIVILDREDIPKAIPKQELFERIEYLYHDYDRYEMFKELMTTEEDQHAENPSN; encoded by the coding sequence ATGATGAGTGCAGATAGTATCAAGAAAGCATCAGCGGTTTATTTTACGCTTTTAAAAGACAAAGTCATCGACGAAAACAGCGAGCACTTTCAGGCGTATTTCGATCCTGATGTAAGACAGACGGTACTTTTATTGGCAGACGAATCCGGCACCTTTATCATTGAATCGCCAAAACGGATTCAGCTCGTCGTGCAGCCGACCGGCTCTGTTTTTGCTACAAATTTTACTCATATGAAGGATAGGCATAAGCAGGTTGAAACGAAGAAACATTTTCACCTGATGAGCGTAGTCATTATGGCATTCCTGGCAAGCATCGACCGCAGCCAGGCGGCTAAAATCCGTACGAAGCGTGAAGGGATTAGCTTCTATACCCTGGAACGGCAAGTCAATGATGTCATCATGAATTGGGATAGCATACTTAAGGTAAAGCAGGATTTTGGAGAAGAGGAAAAAATTGATATGAAGGATGTTGTGACAACATGGAAATACATGGAGGTCGACACCGATGATTATGGATCTAAGAAAGCCAATCGCCGGACGCGTATCGGTTTGATTGCAAGCAGTATGCGTCTTTTGGAGACAGAAGGACTTATCGTCATTCTCGATCGGGAGGATATTCCAAAGGCGATTCCGAAACAGGAATTATTTGAGCGGATTGAATATTTGTATCATGATTATGACCGTTATGAAATGTTCAAGGAATTAATGACGACAGAGGAGGATCAGCATGCCGAAAATCCATCGAATTAG
- a CDS encoding Wadjet anti-phage system protein JetD domain-containing protein, producing the protein MKKINIIETRVRSFIEDIQHPKQKKKLNINDLEFQLRKLLDDYYEMDGYSLFYEAIQSLQDKGQLTPIHNNQHNGKTPSLPLYYWVNVKAQADKWDRLGMMKLSDLFDFSFYERHPEWQTKEEWSRIQSLYGFLQSSGEREVVSLEERSLELFGHEEFLHDGVSFPDGKGFLARIGVSEEQLKVVKNGEPFVFWMKQGKEIKDIQRVLIVEKLSFFHTSIQLLESDLLDYEPELIIYGEGTKIERSFSFFFKIFPAKSYLFYYAGDLDAAGYGIMTRLIEKYPDCCIQPALKIYRKMLECLDQRNEQKSGQLQNLKYRDAFFRWFTEEEQELLMQLWQENKRIPQEVLTIETWRRWM; encoded by the coding sequence GTGAAAAAAATCAACATCATCGAAACAAGGGTGAGAAGTTTCATTGAAGATATTCAGCACCCGAAGCAAAAGAAGAAGTTAAACATAAACGATTTAGAATTTCAGCTGCGAAAATTGCTGGATGATTATTACGAAATGGATGGTTATTCGCTGTTTTATGAAGCCATTCAATCATTGCAAGATAAAGGGCAGCTGACTCCTATACATAATAATCAACACAATGGGAAAACACCGTCTTTGCCTTTATATTACTGGGTTAATGTGAAGGCTCAAGCCGACAAATGGGACCGGCTCGGGATGATGAAGCTGAGTGATCTGTTTGATTTTTCATTTTATGAAAGGCACCCGGAATGGCAGACGAAAGAGGAATGGAGCCGTATTCAGAGTTTATATGGTTTTCTCCAATCCAGCGGTGAACGGGAAGTCGTTTCACTAGAAGAACGAAGCCTGGAGCTGTTCGGCCATGAAGAATTCCTGCATGACGGGGTCAGTTTTCCTGATGGAAAAGGCTTTTTAGCCCGAATTGGCGTATCTGAAGAGCAGCTGAAAGTAGTGAAAAACGGGGAGCCTTTTGTATTTTGGATGAAGCAGGGAAAAGAAATCAAAGATATTCAGAGAGTGCTGATTGTCGAGAAACTATCATTCTTTCATACTTCCATTCAATTATTGGAAAGTGATCTGCTTGATTATGAGCCGGAACTCATCATTTATGGGGAAGGCACTAAAATTGAACGGAGCTTTTCGTTTTTCTTTAAAATTTTTCCGGCTAAATCGTATCTCTTCTACTATGCAGGAGATCTTGATGCGGCAGGATACGGGATCATGACCCGGCTGATTGAAAAATACCCGGATTGCTGCATTCAGCCTGCATTAAAGATTTATCGTAAAATGCTTGAATGTCTGGATCAAAGAAATGAACAGAAATCTGGCCAGCTTCAAAATCTTAAATACCGAGATGCGTTCTTCAGGTGGTTTACGGAAGAAGAGCAGGAACTCTTAATGCAATTATGGCAGGAAAATAAACGGATTCCTCAGGAAGTCTTAACAATTGAAACATGGAGGAGATGGATGTGA
- a CDS encoding styrene monooxygenase/indole monooxygenase family protein: MHRWLFFGVKPVHPLGISVTVLPEIGEMFEIPAITEQGPVTILFIMAIPDRELDVFKEIKHEKEFTNQMKNVTKKYFQDIHERIELDIFALSDENAFLKVAIKPVIRKPYVTFKNKLVVGCGDSVFLNDPITGQGCNLSSHCAEQLYETLIQYRNSKWDIQLGETYWNRTKTFVKEVTAWTNAMTQVLPEHVVQTLLSGAENQKIADEVAEWFANPRKAYEAFFQPLH, encoded by the coding sequence ATGCATCGTTGGTTATTTTTTGGGGTGAAGCCAGTTCATCCTCTTGGTATAAGCGTAACAGTTCTGCCTGAAATAGGTGAAATGTTTGAGATTCCTGCAATCACAGAACAAGGGCCTGTTACTATATTGTTCATTATGGCAATTCCAGACAGAGAGTTAGATGTATTTAAAGAAATTAAGCACGAAAAAGAATTTACAAATCAAATGAAAAATGTAACAAAAAAATATTTCCAAGATATCCATGAACGTATCGAACTAGATATCTTTGCTCTTTCCGATGAAAATGCCTTTCTTAAGGTTGCCATTAAGCCTGTAATTAGAAAACCTTACGTAACGTTTAAAAACAAACTAGTAGTTGGTTGTGGAGATAGTGTTTTTCTTAATGATCCGATTACTGGCCAAGGCTGTAATCTTTCTTCCCATTGTGCTGAACAATTGTATGAGACTTTGATACAATATAGAAATTCAAAATGGGACATCCAACTTGGAGAGACATATTGGAATCGTACAAAAACATTTGTAAAAGAAGTAACAGCATGGACAAATGCAATGACTCAGGTACTGCCTGAGCATGTTGTTCAAACCCTGTTATCGGGCGCAGAAAATCAAAAGATCGCAGATGAAGTTGCAGAATGGTTTGCAAATCCACGAAAAGCTTATGAAGCTTTCTTTCAACCACTACATTAA
- a CDS encoding DUF5367 family protein has protein sequence MDVSNYIIPFIWTNFLIPGQVFLVLSIFILAIPLIIIATYPYYYFREIPETERLKAAVQIALPGMLLDILSIIYFAKVFPNLTNDSLPLFASWLLWAYSLILITGFSIKNNNK, from the coding sequence ATGGATGTCAGCAACTATATTATTCCGTTTATTTGGACAAACTTTTTAATTCCTGGACAGGTATTTTTAGTCCTCTCGATTTTTATTCTGGCGATTCCTTTGATTATAATTGCAACCTATCCTTACTATTATTTTAGGGAAATTCCAGAAACAGAACGTTTAAAGGCAGCTGTGCAAATTGCTCTCCCAGGAATGCTGCTGGATATATTAAGCATTATTTATTTTGCAAAAGTGTTTCCGAATTTAACTAATGATTCTCTTCCTTTATTCGCTTCCTGGCTGCTTTGGGCGTACAGTCTGATATTAATAACTGGATTTTCAATAAAAAATAATAACAAATGA
- a CDS encoding AraC family transcriptional regulator, which yields MNIIVMELPQTEVAFIRRTGSYFELQDHWGDLISWANTNGLRPPKQSFIGISLDNPELVESKDCRHDACVTIPDGFDKEKHKEVKFRKLPGGDYALYRFYDIPDKLNGAYQYMFGEWLPNSEYEPDYDRYNLEFNLNSPAEDEEGKCKVDLYVPVRKRIS from the coding sequence ATGAATATCATTGTAATGGAATTACCCCAAACTGAAGTTGCGTTTATCAGGCGTACCGGAAGTTATTTTGAACTGCAGGATCATTGGGGAGATTTGATTAGCTGGGCAAACACCAATGGGCTGAGGCCGCCGAAGCAATCTTTTATCGGCATTTCATTGGATAATCCTGAACTGGTGGAAAGCAAGGATTGCCGCCACGATGCCTGTGTTACCATTCCCGATGGTTTTGATAAAGAAAAACATAAAGAAGTGAAATTTAGAAAGCTGCCTGGCGGAGATTATGCTCTGTATCGTTTCTATGATATCCCTGATAAATTGAATGGCGCCTACCAATACATGTTTGGGGAATGGCTGCCCAATAGCGAATATGAACCGGATTACGATCGGTACAACCTTGAGTTTAATTTGAATAGTCCCGCTGAAGATGAAGAGGGGAAATGTAAGGTTGATTTATATGTACCAGTAAGAAAAAGAATTTCCTGA
- a CDS encoding GNAT family N-acetyltransferase, with protein sequence MKVLETDRLILRWLTPDDAAFILELLNEPSWIRFIGDKGVRTLEDAKKYIVAGPMKMYSQMGFGLFMVERKEGSIPIGMCGLIKRDTLDNVDIGFAFLSKYHNKGYGYESASATLKYGHEQLALKRILAITSLDNHASSRLLEKIGMKYEGTIILDKEKLKLFASEK encoded by the coding sequence TTGAAAGTACTTGAAACAGATCGATTAATTCTTCGCTGGTTAACACCAGATGATGCAGCCTTTATTCTGGAACTTTTAAATGAACCTTCATGGATTCGTTTTATTGGAGATAAAGGTGTACGTACCCTTGAGGATGCTAAGAAATATATTGTTGCCGGCCCAATGAAAATGTACTCCCAGATGGGCTTTGGCCTTTTTATGGTTGAACGAAAGGAAGGAAGCATTCCTATTGGAATGTGCGGATTGATAAAACGGGATACTTTAGATAATGTTGATATTGGCTTTGCTTTTTTATCCAAATATCATAATAAAGGTTATGGTTACGAGTCAGCTTCTGCTACATTGAAATATGGTCATGAACAACTCGCTCTTAAGCGGATCCTGGCCATCACATCCTTAGACAACCATGCTTCCTCCCGGCTGCTTGAAAAAATCGGGATGAAATATGAAGGAACGATTATTTTGGATAAGGAAAAGCTTAAATTGTTTGCATCCGAAAAATAA
- the add gene encoding adenosine deaminase: protein MNFTILPKIELHCHLDGSVRPETIIDIAKREGISLPSFDKEKIKEELIAPLDCDSLDEYLKRFSIPNLVMQSKENLKRISFELFEDAAKENVKYMEVRFAPLLHTRKGLTVEEIIQSVIEGMREAEEEFDIKGNIILSCMRTMSVESAFEVVEKGKAFLGKGVVAIDLCASEEEGFCGKFIEPIALAREYGYKVTIHAGETGIGKNVLEAVEWLGAERIGHGVFIKDCEEAYQIVKEKQVVLELCPTSNVQTKAVNQFSDHPIYDFHKDGIKVTVNTDNRTVSDTTMTKECDIVSNEFAMSAEDYKQIYMNSVEASFADEATKEKLMGNLMDI from the coding sequence ATGAATTTTACTATTTTGCCTAAAATTGAACTTCACTGCCATTTGGACGGGAGTGTCAGACCAGAAACCATCATAGATATCGCCAAAAGAGAAGGCATTAGCCTGCCTTCCTTTGATAAAGAAAAAATCAAAGAAGAACTAATTGCCCCGTTGGATTGCGATTCCCTGGATGAATATTTAAAAAGATTCTCCATTCCAAACTTAGTCATGCAGTCAAAGGAAAATTTAAAAAGAATTTCCTTTGAGCTCTTTGAAGATGCAGCAAAGGAAAATGTGAAATACATGGAGGTCCGCTTTGCCCCATTACTTCATACGCGAAAGGGATTAACCGTAGAAGAAATCATCCAAAGTGTGATTGAAGGGATGAGAGAAGCAGAAGAAGAATTTGATATTAAAGGAAATATCATTTTGTCATGTATGCGAACGATGAGTGTGGAAAGTGCATTTGAGGTCGTCGAAAAGGGAAAGGCATTCCTCGGAAAAGGGGTTGTCGCAATCGATTTATGTGCATCCGAGGAGGAAGGCTTCTGCGGAAAATTCATTGAACCGATCGCACTGGCCAGAGAATATGGATACAAAGTTACCATCCACGCCGGTGAAACGGGAATCGGTAAAAATGTGCTGGAGGCCGTTGAATGGCTGGGAGCTGAAAGAATTGGACACGGTGTATTTATTAAAGACTGTGAAGAGGCGTACCAAATTGTGAAGGAAAAACAAGTGGTGCTAGAGCTATGCCCAACCAGTAATGTTCAAACCAAAGCTGTTAACCAATTCAGCGATCATCCCATTTACGACTTCCATAAGGATGGCATAAAAGTAACAGTTAATACGGACAACAGAACGGTATCAGATACAACAATGACAAAGGAATGTGATATAGTCTCAAATGAATTTGCTATGAGTGCTGAGGATTATAAACAAATATATATGAATAGTGTGGAAGCTTCTTTTGCGGATGAAGCGACAAAGGAAAAACTGATGGGAAATTTAATGGATATTTAA
- the nadR gene encoding multifunctional transcriptional regulator/nicotinamide-nucleotide adenylyltransferase/ribosylnicotinamide kinase NadR encodes MTVGFIGGKFLPLHLGHVYAIVQASSIVDELYVVLSHSELRDRQLCQRSKMDYIPPQIRLRWLSQLTKDMTHVKVISIQDDQGNEDYNWAEGAGNIKKAIGKHIDYVFSSEYEYSDIFNELYPEAKHELIDPNRGHVNISATAIRNEGVFHHWEYIPDFVKPYFVKKVVLVGTESCGKSTLTRNLAKVYNTSYVEEYGRIVCEELGGCEGIIVKEDYHKIAYGHKLEEMKAIEKANRIVFIDTEAIVTQFYSNLYNNEHQTVLDEIASLQDYDLWLYLEPDVKWVDDGLRVHGEHDIRLQNNDALKTLLNNHKIDYKTLSGDYKERLHSAIGHIEELLKL; translated from the coding sequence ATGACAGTTGGGTTTATTGGAGGCAAGTTTCTCCCCCTGCATCTTGGCCACGTCTATGCCATCGTGCAGGCCTCATCCATCGTTGACGAACTGTACGTTGTACTGTCCCATAGCGAACTGCGTGACAGGCAATTGTGCCAGCGTTCTAAAATGGATTATATTCCGCCTCAGATCCGTTTGCGGTGGCTCAGTCAATTAACAAAAGATATGACGCATGTTAAGGTCATTTCCATTCAAGACGATCAGGGGAATGAAGATTACAACTGGGCTGAAGGTGCCGGGAATATAAAAAAGGCAATTGGAAAGCACATTGATTATGTCTTTAGTTCAGAGTATGAATATAGCGATATCTTTAATGAACTTTATCCTGAGGCGAAACACGAATTGATTGATCCGAATCGGGGACATGTGAATATATCAGCAACAGCGATCCGTAATGAAGGCGTCTTTCATCATTGGGAGTACATTCCTGACTTTGTTAAACCTTATTTCGTTAAAAAGGTTGTTTTGGTAGGAACCGAAAGCTGCGGGAAATCTACCCTGACAAGAAATCTTGCTAAAGTTTATAATACTTCCTATGTTGAGGAATATGGCCGAATTGTATGTGAAGAACTAGGCGGCTGCGAAGGTATCATAGTGAAGGAAGATTACCACAAAATCGCTTACGGCCATAAGCTTGAAGAAATGAAGGCGATTGAAAAAGCGAATAGGATTGTTTTTATCGACACAGAGGCAATCGTGACTCAATTTTACTCAAATCTATACAACAATGAGCATCAAACAGTGCTGGATGAAATAGCGAGCCTGCAGGATTATGACCTTTGGCTATACCTTGAACCTGATGTGAAATGGGTGGACGATGGACTTCGTGTTCATGGAGAGCACGATATAAGGCTCCAAAACAACGATGCTCTAAAAACACTGCTGAACAATCATAAGATTGATTACAAAACCCTGAGCGGAGATTATAAGGAACGGCTTCATAGTGCAATAGGGCATATTGAAGAGCTGCTAAAGCTTTAA
- the pnuC gene encoding nicotinamide riboside transporter PnuC, translating to MGIFKNWTRFEIIWLITFTLVNIYLFFAWSDSLLGLISSISGMLCVVLVAKGKIANYYFGIVQTLTYAYIAYGYGLYGEAMLNALFYFPVQFIGIYLWRQHKTNRDVKGEDVKVNSLTTKGWLYTLVSIVVLTIGYGYFLRYLEGNFVWTDSATNVLSITAQILMLKRFAEQWLLWISVNVLSIILWASALISQGGNDFSMLVMWTAFLFNSIYGYINWRKLYVKQNKEAV from the coding sequence ATGGGGATTTTTAAGAACTGGACGCGGTTTGAAATTATATGGCTGATCACTTTTACGTTGGTTAACATTTATCTTTTCTTTGCCTGGTCAGATTCACTTCTAGGCCTCATATCATCCATAAGCGGGATGTTATGTGTGGTTCTGGTGGCGAAGGGGAAGATTGCAAACTATTACTTTGGTATCGTGCAGACCTTAACTTATGCTTATATTGCTTACGGTTATGGTCTTTATGGAGAAGCCATGCTCAATGCCCTGTTTTATTTTCCGGTGCAATTTATCGGGATTTATCTGTGGAGACAGCATAAAACAAATCGGGATGTTAAAGGGGAAGATGTGAAGGTTAATAGTCTGACAACAAAGGGCTGGCTCTATACATTAGTATCCATTGTCGTCCTTACAATTGGATATGGGTATTTCCTTAGATATTTAGAGGGCAATTTTGTCTGGACGGATTCAGCTACAAACGTCCTTTCAATAACTGCGCAGATACTGATGCTGAAGAGATTTGCGGAGCAATGGCTCCTGTGGATTTCCGTTAATGTATTATCCATTATTCTTTGGGCAAGTGCTCTCATCTCACAGGGAGGCAATGACTTTTCGATGCTAGTCATGTGGACTGCTTTCCTGTTCAACAGCATTTATGGTTATATCAACTGGCGGAAATTATATGTGAAACAGAATAAGGAGGCGGTTTAA